One part of the Flavobacterium johnsoniae UW101 genome encodes these proteins:
- a CDS encoding superoxide dismutase, which yields MKKIIVLFSILPSFILLFSCNDNNKLTEVVEVPLPTKEEKIVIGSPNDVKADPGSFELTKLPFAYDGLSPALRSLTMETHYSKHYLSYTNNFNKAIVSTEFENMPIEDILKKLDLNNAKLRQNAGGYYNHTLYFNILTPKEQTPKDTLSGSINKEFGSFNNLTTQFKGQAEKQFGSGWVWLVVDRYGKLQITTTEDQDNPLMKNALIPGTPILGIDLWEHAYYLDYQNRKGSYIDAFYEHINWEKVNEYYIEALKKVKKV from the coding sequence ATGAAGAAAATCATTGTTCTTTTCAGCATTTTACCTTCATTCATATTATTATTTTCCTGCAATGATAATAACAAACTGACTGAAGTTGTGGAAGTTCCTCTTCCTACAAAGGAAGAAAAAATAGTAATTGGATCACCAAATGATGTAAAAGCAGATCCCGGTTCTTTTGAACTTACCAAACTGCCTTTTGCTTATGACGGACTAAGCCCTGCTTTACGATCTCTTACAATGGAGACGCATTATTCTAAACATTATTTGTCGTATACCAATAATTTTAACAAAGCTATTGTTTCGACTGAGTTTGAAAATATGCCAATTGAGGATATTTTAAAGAAATTAGATTTAAACAATGCAAAACTGCGTCAGAATGCCGGAGGGTATTACAATCATACTCTCTATTTTAATATTCTGACACCAAAAGAGCAGACACCAAAAGATACGCTTTCCGGCTCAATTAATAAAGAATTTGGCTCGTTTAACAACCTTACAACACAGTTTAAAGGACAAGCCGAAAAACAATTTGGTTCTGGCTGGGTTTGGTTAGTGGTTGACAGATACGGAAAACTTCAAATAACAACTACTGAAGATCAGGACAACCCGCTGATGAAAAACGCTTTGATTCCGGGAACGCCAATTTTAGGCATCGACTTATGGGAACATGCTTATTATCTGGATTATCAAAACAGAAAAGGAAGTTATATTGATGCTTTTTACGAACATATAAATTGGGAAAAAGTAAACGAATATTATATCGAAGCCCTCAAAAAGGTTAAGAAAGTATAA
- a CDS encoding alpha-amylase family glycosyl hydrolase, whose translation MIKSKFVATGIAVTMLFSACKTKDLKMSEVKQENSKEQKVVVYQVFTRLFGNKNKTNKPWGTIEENGVGKFNDFTDKALHEIKDLGVTHIWYTGVPHHALVRDYTAYGISNDDPEVVKGRAGSPYAVKDYYNVNPDLAVNPANRLQEFEDLIARTHKAGLKLLIDIVPNHIARKYEGKNNPEGVKDFGADDDITVEYKRDNNFYYIPNSHFEIPEGDIPLNGEKNALVDGVFDENPAKWTGNGSRKVKPDQNDWYETVKVNYGVRPDGTKDFPELPAGFDQKSYKEHFAFWQDKDVPDSWKKFKSIALYWTAKGVDGFRYDMAEMVPYEFWSYMNSAVKMKNPDAFLLAEVYNPNEYRNYIRLGKMDYLYDKVETYDKLKDIIRGKSSPDGLSDIQKGMEDIEHHMLHFLDNHDEQRLASPEFAGTPERGKPLMVVSTTLSTSPTMVYFGQEVGEAGNENAGFGTRSRTSIFDYIGVPSHQKWMNEGKFDGGQLSDSEKALRDFYKRLLNFSLKSSALMGSFQEIQSVNRQNTAGYDELIYSYVRWSENQKLIVTANFSSEKTSEFDLKIPADVISKWNFKDGEYQLTDQLYKTTSVKLIVKNGEGSARIKILPSESFIFELKI comes from the coding sequence ATGATAAAAAGTAAATTTGTTGCCACAGGAATAGCTGTGACAATGTTGTTTTCGGCTTGTAAAACAAAAGATTTAAAAATGAGTGAAGTAAAACAGGAAAATTCAAAAGAACAAAAAGTTGTAGTCTATCAGGTTTTTACCCGTTTGTTTGGAAATAAAAATAAAACCAATAAACCTTGGGGAACAATTGAGGAAAACGGAGTTGGAAAGTTTAATGATTTTACAGATAAAGCACTTCACGAAATTAAAGATTTAGGTGTAACTCATATTTGGTACACTGGTGTTCCTCATCACGCTTTGGTTCGGGATTATACAGCTTACGGAATCTCAAATGACGATCCCGAAGTAGTAAAAGGACGTGCAGGTTCGCCTTATGCCGTAAAAGATTATTACAATGTAAACCCGGATTTAGCTGTAAATCCTGCAAACCGACTTCAGGAATTTGAAGATTTAATTGCACGTACACACAAAGCAGGACTGAAATTGCTTATTGATATTGTTCCCAATCATATTGCGAGAAAATACGAAGGGAAAAACAATCCTGAAGGTGTAAAAGATTTTGGTGCCGATGATGATATAACGGTTGAATATAAAAGAGATAATAATTTCTATTATATCCCAAATTCACATTTTGAAATTCCTGAAGGAGATATTCCATTAAATGGAGAAAAAAATGCTCTTGTTGATGGTGTTTTTGATGAAAATCCGGCAAAATGGACAGGAAACGGCTCACGAAAAGTAAAACCGGATCAAAACGATTGGTATGAAACTGTAAAAGTAAATTACGGTGTTCGCCCTGACGGAACCAAAGATTTTCCTGAACTTCCGGCTGGTTTTGATCAAAAATCATACAAAGAACATTTTGCTTTTTGGCAGGATAAAGATGTTCCGGATTCGTGGAAAAAGTTTAAATCGATCGCTTTGTACTGGACCGCAAAAGGTGTTGATGGTTTTCGTTACGATATGGCCGAAATGGTTCCGTACGAATTTTGGAGTTACATGAACTCGGCAGTCAAAATGAAAAATCCTGATGCATTTTTACTGGCAGAAGTTTATAATCCTAATGAATATCGCAATTATATTCGTTTAGGAAAAATGGATTATTTATATGATAAAGTAGAAACGTACGACAAATTGAAAGATATCATTCGCGGAAAATCGTCTCCTGACGGATTATCAGATATTCAAAAAGGAATGGAGGATATCGAACATCATATGCTTCATTTTTTAGACAATCATGACGAACAGCGTTTGGCTTCGCCGGAATTTGCCGGAACGCCAGAAAGAGGAAAACCTTTAATGGTTGTTTCGACAACTTTAAGTACTTCGCCAACGATGGTGTATTTTGGGCAGGAAGTAGGAGAGGCCGGAAATGAAAATGCTGGTTTTGGAACGCGTTCCAGAACTTCGATTTTTGATTATATTGGAGTACCAAGTCATCAAAAATGGATGAATGAAGGTAAATTTGACGGCGGACAATTGTCTGATTCTGAAAAAGCTTTGCGTGATTTTTATAAACGATTATTGAATTTCTCTCTAAAAAGTTCGGCTTTAATGGGAAGTTTTCAGGAAATCCAATCAGTAAACCGTCAAAATACGGCTGGTTACGATGAATTAATTTATTCTTATGTTCGCTGGTCTGAAAACCAAAAGTTAATTGTTACAGCTAATTTCTCTTCAGAAAAAACAAGCGAGTTTGATTTGAAGATTCCTGCCGATGTCATTTCAAAATGGAATTTTAAAGATGGAGAATATCAGCTTACAGATCAATTGTACAAAACAACTTCGGTAAAACTAATTGTGAAGAACGGAGAAGGAAGCGCCAGAATAAAAATCCTGCCTTCTGAATCGTTTATTTTTGAATTAAAAATCTAA
- a CDS encoding phosphatidate cytidylyltransferase, protein MNETLKRTISGAVYIALLLTSILFSTESFILLFGIFLIITIYEFSNIVNLNKVFSILFGTLLYSIVILISHYNKQTAAYLNQTFQSNISLETNIQQLDLVLLAITLVVSIKCIIFLFYDSVQKVSISSKYLYLLGYITLPFIFIVKISFGTNDYNPKIILGLFVLIWTNDTFAYLVGKSMGKHKLFERVSPKKTIEGFVGGMIFAAFAGFLISKFYIQPNPAFSSKSILIWTIIALIVSIFGTIGDLIESKFKRIAGVKDSGSIMPGHGGILDRLDSVIFVAPIIFLFYQILYYVS, encoded by the coding sequence ATGAACGAAACGCTTAAGAGAACCATTTCTGGTGCTGTTTATATTGCTCTGTTGTTAACTTCAATCCTGTTTTCTACCGAGAGCTTCATCCTTCTTTTTGGTATTTTTCTAATCATTACTATTTATGAGTTTTCGAATATCGTAAACCTGAATAAAGTCTTCTCGATTTTATTTGGCACTTTACTGTACAGCATTGTAATTCTCATAAGCCATTACAACAAACAAACTGCTGCTTATCTAAACCAGACATTTCAATCGAATATAAGCTTAGAAACCAATATTCAGCAATTAGACCTTGTATTATTAGCAATTACACTTGTAGTATCTATTAAATGCATCATATTCTTATTTTATGATTCAGTTCAAAAAGTAAGCATCTCTTCAAAATACTTATACCTTTTAGGATATATTACACTTCCATTTATTTTTATTGTCAAAATTTCCTTTGGAACCAACGATTATAATCCGAAAATTATTTTAGGACTGTTTGTTCTAATCTGGACAAACGACACTTTTGCTTATTTAGTTGGAAAATCTATGGGAAAACACAAATTATTTGAACGTGTTTCTCCTAAAAAAACGATAGAAGGATTTGTAGGCGGAATGATTTTCGCAGCTTTTGCAGGCTTTTTAATTTCAAAATTTTACATACAGCCTAATCCGGCTTTTAGCAGCAAATCGATCTTAATATGGACCATTATTGCTTTAATCGTGAGTATTTTTGGAACGATTGGCGATTTGATCGAATCAAAATTTAAAAGAATTGCCGGCGTAAAAGACAGCGGCTCAATTATGCCCGGACACGGAGGTATACTAGATCGATTAGATAGTGTTATATTTGTAGCACCAATTATATTTTTATTTTATCAAATTTTATATTATGTTTCATAA
- a CDS encoding acyl-CoA-binding protein, which produces MADKDLDKRFSEAVEIAMNMTQASLPQDVQLRLYAFYKQATFGTAVYNQSENFDLRNAFKTNAWMQISHLSTDEAKENYIEIINSLTSK; this is translated from the coding sequence ATGGCAGACAAAGATTTAGATAAACGTTTTTCTGAGGCTGTAGAGATTGCAATGAATATGACTCAGGCCTCGCTGCCGCAAGATGTGCAGCTAAGACTTTATGCATTTTACAAACAGGCCACTTTTGGAACTGCTGTTTACAATCAGTCAGAGAATTTTGATTTAAGAAATGCTTTTAAAACTAATGCCTGGATGCAGATTAGTCATTTATCGACAGATGAAGCTAAGGAGAATTACATAGAAATTATCAATTCGCTAACATCAAAATAA
- a CDS encoding OstA-like protein, whose protein sequence is MKKLLFFIFCVLVLSVQSTFAQAAKSAKTAPKQIHVEHADNFERNEPLVPGAVLLSGNVKVDHDGIVLTCNKAYIFEGENYLKAFGNVQLVQGDTLFLNSKYAEYSGNLKQAFATGDAVMTSPDATLQTDTIHFDRNIQQAYYNTKGTIVNKENTLVSKSGRYFAAEKKFQFLTEVTITNPKYVIKSNHLDYYSNSGHTYLLGPSTITSKANYIYTERGFYDTKKNLAHFLRKSYIKYDDRLIEGDSLYYNRNTEFASATRNVKITDSINKGIVKGHYAEIFKLKDSMFVTKRAVAINLVENDSVYIHGKKLMVTGKEGERILRAFNNVRFYKTDMSGKCDSIHSNSKTALTKLIGNPIIWNGESQITGDIMHLIGDNNTKKLDSLKVLNNTFIISKDTLGTGYNQVKGINLFGKFKEGKLHDVDVIKNTEVVYFMRNDDNELIGINKNVSSKINLILENNLIETITFFNKVDGDIYPETDLPENARKLRGFVWRGDERIKSKDDIFTEEDNELNEKLIKEGKEQEEKNKNVPLKVRKETLNYDKKKPAPKTEAKDKKK, encoded by the coding sequence TTGAAGAAATTACTCTTTTTTATATTTTGCGTGCTTGTTTTAAGCGTCCAATCTACTTTTGCGCAAGCAGCAAAATCAGCAAAAACTGCTCCGAAACAGATTCATGTAGAACATGCCGATAATTTTGAACGTAACGAACCTTTGGTGCCGGGTGCAGTGCTTTTGAGCGGTAATGTAAAAGTAGATCACGACGGAATCGTTCTGACTTGTAATAAAGCTTATATTTTTGAAGGAGAAAATTATCTAAAAGCTTTTGGAAATGTACAGCTGGTACAGGGTGATACTTTGTTTTTGAACAGTAAATATGCCGAATACAGTGGTAATTTAAAACAGGCTTTTGCTACCGGAGATGCTGTTATGACTTCTCCTGACGCTACTTTGCAGACAGATACCATTCATTTTGACCGTAATATTCAGCAGGCTTATTATAACACAAAAGGAACAATCGTAAACAAAGAAAATACTTTAGTGAGTAAATCTGGAAGATATTTTGCAGCAGAAAAAAAGTTTCAATTCCTGACTGAAGTTACGATTACAAACCCAAAATATGTTATTAAATCAAATCATTTAGATTATTACAGCAATTCTGGACATACTTATTTACTTGGTCCATCGACTATTACAAGTAAAGCCAATTATATTTATACCGAAAGAGGTTTTTATGACACGAAGAAGAATCTCGCCCATTTTTTACGGAAATCGTATATAAAATATGATGACAGGCTTATTGAAGGCGATAGTTTATATTACAATCGAAATACCGAATTTGCTTCGGCAACACGAAATGTAAAAATTACCGATTCTATAAATAAAGGTATCGTAAAAGGACATTATGCCGAAATTTTCAAACTGAAAGATTCGATGTTTGTTACCAAAAGAGCTGTTGCCATTAATTTAGTTGAAAATGACTCGGTTTATATTCACGGAAAAAAACTGATGGTAACCGGAAAAGAAGGCGAACGAATTTTAAGAGCTTTTAATAATGTTCGTTTCTATAAAACGGATATGAGCGGAAAATGCGATTCGATACATTCAAACTCAAAAACGGCATTAACTAAACTAATTGGAAATCCAATTATCTGGAACGGAGAAAGTCAGATTACCGGAGATATAATGCATTTAATAGGCGATAATAATACCAAGAAATTAGACTCTTTAAAAGTCCTCAATAACACTTTTATAATATCGAAGGATACCCTCGGAACAGGTTATAATCAGGTCAAGGGCATCAATTTATTTGGGAAGTTTAAAGAAGGAAAACTCCATGATGTCGACGTTATCAAAAATACCGAAGTCGTCTATTTTATGCGGAACGACGATAATGAACTTATCGGGATTAATAAAAATGTGAGCAGTAAAATCAATTTGATTTTAGAAAATAATCTAATTGAAACTATTACTTTCTTTAATAAAGTTGACGGCGATATTTATCCAGAAACCGATTTGCCTGAAAATGCCCGTAAACTGCGTGGTTTTGTCTGGCGCGGAGATGAAAGAATAAAATCGAAAGATGATATTTTTACAGAAGAAGATAATGAACTGAATGAAAAATTAATAAAAGAAGGCAAAGAACAGGAAGAGAAAAACAAAAATGTTCCGCTGAAAGTAAGGAAAGAAACTTTGAATTACGACAAGAAAAAACCGGCGCCAAAGACAGAAGCAAAAGATAAAAAGAAGTAG
- a CDS encoding phosphatidylserine decarboxylase family protein, whose amino-acid sequence MFHKEGGPSILLGVIFTVVVVLLADQFIDIYWLQKLVQIFALVILIIILQFFRNPKRIAVRNIEHVLAPVDGKVVVIEEVYEGEYFKDKRLQVSIFMSPINVHVTRYAMDGIIKFSKYHPGKFLVAWHPKASEENERTTVVIENDTFGAILYRQIAGALARRIVNYAKEGMQVVQGTDAGFIKFGSRVDLFLPLGTPINVVLGQKAIGGKTIIATKA is encoded by the coding sequence ATGTTTCATAAAGAAGGAGGCCCGTCTATTTTATTAGGTGTAATTTTCACTGTTGTTGTGGTTTTATTAGCTGACCAGTTTATTGATATCTATTGGCTGCAAAAACTAGTGCAGATTTTTGCTTTAGTAATTTTAATTATCATTCTGCAATTTTTTAGAAATCCTAAAAGAATCGCTGTTAGAAATATCGAGCATGTTCTTGCTCCGGTAGATGGAAAAGTTGTAGTTATTGAAGAAGTTTACGAAGGTGAATATTTTAAAGATAAACGTTTACAGGTTTCTATCTTTATGTCGCCAATCAACGTTCACGTTACACGTTATGCGATGGACGGAATTATAAAATTCAGTAAATATCATCCTGGAAAATTTTTGGTTGCATGGCACCCAAAAGCCAGCGAAGAAAATGAAAGAACGACTGTAGTTATCGAAAACGATACTTTTGGCGCTATTCTTTACAGACAAATTGCAGGAGCCTTGGCACGACGAATTGTAAATTATGCTAAAGAAGGAATGCAGGTTGTACAAGGAACAGATGCAGGATTTATTAAATTTGGATCGAGAGTAGATTTATTTTTACCTTTAGGTACACCAATAAATGTTGTTTTAGGACAAAAAGCAATTGGCGGTAAAACTATTATTGCTACAAAAGCATAA
- a CDS encoding shikimate dehydrogenase family protein gives MIGVLKRRFGLLGRNISYSFSKGYFTEKFNDEIFAGNSYENFDISEISHFTGLLKNNPDLKGLNVTIPYKEQIIPFLDKLSKKAALIGAVNTIKFTKNGKLKGYNTDYYGFKKSLKPLLEPHHKKALILGTGGASKGVAFALDELDIPYTFVSREAKENIIDYNLINATTFDNFQIIINCTPVGTSPNVEAYPDLPYEFFTEKHIAYDLIYNPAETQFLKNAKERGAVIKNGYDMLIFQAEKAWKIWNK, from the coding sequence ATGATTGGAGTTTTAAAGAGAAGATTTGGCTTATTGGGCCGTAATATTAGTTACTCATTTTCAAAAGGTTATTTTACAGAAAAATTCAACGATGAAATTTTCGCAGGCAACAGCTACGAAAACTTCGATATTTCTGAAATCAGCCATTTTACCGGATTATTAAAAAACAATCCTGATTTGAAAGGTTTAAATGTTACAATTCCATACAAAGAGCAAATTATTCCTTTTCTGGATAAACTTTCAAAAAAAGCGGCTTTAATTGGTGCTGTAAATACTATTAAATTTACCAAAAACGGAAAATTAAAAGGCTACAACACCGATTATTACGGTTTTAAAAAATCATTAAAACCATTACTGGAGCCTCACCATAAAAAAGCTTTGATTTTAGGAACCGGAGGCGCTTCAAAAGGTGTTGCTTTTGCACTTGATGAACTTGATATTCCATATACTTTTGTTTCGAGAGAAGCCAAAGAAAATATTATCGATTATAATTTAATCAACGCAACGACTTTTGATAATTTTCAAATTATCATTAACTGCACTCCTGTTGGCACAAGTCCTAACGTAGAAGCCTATCCGGATCTGCCTTATGAGTTTTTTACAGAAAAACATATTGCTTACGATTTGATTTACAATCCTGCAGAAACTCAATTTCTAAAAAATGCAAAAGAAAGAGGCGCAGTAATCAAAAACGGATACGATATGCTTATTTTTCAGGCAGAGAAAGCCTGGAAGATCTGGAACAAATAA
- a CDS encoding aspartate aminotransferase family protein yields the protein MNPDFIKYQAQTSPYPLGMEVSHAVGSYIYDTNNKKYLDFVAGVSACTLGHQHPRVNQAIKDQLDKYSHVMVYGEYSQSPAVQYCKLMASLLPESLNKTYLVNSGTEAIEGALKLAKRTTGRSQLISCHNAYHGNTMGSMSVMGFEERKQAFRPLLPDVDFITFNNEADLEKITTRTAAILLETIQGGAGFIQPENNFLQKVRKRCDEVGALMIVDEIQPGFGRTGKLFGFQNYDVIPDIVVMGKGMGGGMPVGAFTASAEKMDLLTENPKLGHITTFGGHPVIASACLATLQELTETNLMNEALEKEKLFRSLLVHPLIKEVRGKGLMLAAMTETADITNEVILNCQDKGLILFWLLFEGCAIRITPPLTISEEEIKEGCSIILEVMDEIMRKQQA from the coding sequence ATGAACCCAGATTTTATAAAATACCAGGCACAAACTTCTCCTTATCCTTTAGGAATGGAAGTTTCACATGCTGTTGGATCTTACATATACGATACAAACAATAAAAAATATTTAGATTTTGTTGCCGGAGTTTCGGCTTGCACGCTTGGGCATCAGCATCCGAGAGTGAACCAGGCAATTAAAGACCAGTTAGACAAATATTCGCATGTAATGGTTTACGGAGAATATTCGCAAAGTCCGGCTGTGCAATATTGCAAATTAATGGCCTCTCTCCTTCCGGAATCTTTAAATAAAACCTATTTAGTCAATTCGGGTACAGAAGCGATAGAAGGTGCTTTAAAACTCGCTAAAAGAACAACAGGACGCAGTCAGCTTATTTCATGTCACAATGCTTATCATGGAAACACAATGGGTTCTATGAGCGTAATGGGATTTGAAGAACGCAAACAAGCTTTTAGACCTTTGCTTCCGGATGTAGATTTTATTACTTTTAACAACGAAGCCGATCTTGAAAAAATAACAACCAGAACCGCAGCAATTCTTCTTGAAACCATTCAGGGAGGTGCCGGATTTATTCAGCCGGAAAATAACTTTCTGCAAAAAGTCCGCAAGCGTTGTGATGAAGTTGGAGCCTTGATGATTGTTGATGAAATTCAGCCGGGTTTTGGAAGAACAGGAAAGCTTTTTGGTTTTCAAAACTATGATGTTATTCCAGATATTGTGGTTATGGGAAAAGGTATGGGAGGCGGTATGCCGGTTGGAGCTTTTACAGCTTCGGCAGAAAAAATGGACCTTTTAACAGAAAATCCAAAATTAGGTCATATAACCACTTTTGGAGGCCATCCTGTCATTGCGTCAGCTTGCCTGGCTACTTTGCAGGAATTAACTGAAACAAATTTAATGAACGAAGCGCTGGAAAAGGAAAAACTGTTCAGATCGCTTTTGGTACATCCTTTGATAAAAGAAGTTAGAGGAAAAGGATTAATGCTGGCCGCAATGACCGAAACAGCAGATATAACCAATGAAGTGATTTTAAATTGTCAAGATAAAGGTTTAATACTGTTCTGGCTTCTGTTTGAAGGATGTGCAATTCGAATAACACCGCCATTAACCATTTCCGAAGAAGAAATAAAGGAAGGCTGTTCTATAATTTTAGAAGTTATGGACGAAATAATGAGAAAACAGCAAGCTTAA
- a CDS encoding tetratricopeptide repeat protein: MQLSNEEEDYNLSLSKFESMLKTNKVLFFDSEEFEEIILHYLDIGKANLAKKALKLALDQHPKSTGLKLVQVEMLVYEDKLEIAEKLLNELYAIEPNNEEIYIQKANICSKRDQHEKAVELLKIALQYTDDYADVYNLIGMEYLFMDNLELAKESFIKCLEEDFEDQSALYNVVYCFEFLDQNKEAIVYLNDYINKNPYSEIAWHQLGRLHYGVKEYEEAIRAFDYATLIDDEFLGAFMEKAKAYERLKKYNEAIESYNRTIELDDATSYALLRIGKCYEKLGNAVKALQYYNQTVHEDPLLDKGWIAITDFHVRQKNFQKALFFVNKALAIDNQNRLYWKRYATINKQMNFFEEAEFGYRKAVEFGDYALDTWLYWVDILQFLGEFESAIQTLLQASEYFPEENEIEYRLAGLYFMIQDNTKAKFHLSNGLRLNFDNYILIEDLFPVVWTKKTVRNYIEKHRK; this comes from the coding sequence ATGCAATTAAGCAACGAAGAAGAAGATTATAACCTATCCTTATCAAAATTTGAGTCGATGTTAAAAACTAACAAAGTACTCTTTTTTGATTCTGAAGAATTTGAAGAAATTATTCTTCATTATTTAGATATAGGTAAGGCTAATTTAGCAAAAAAGGCCTTAAAACTTGCATTAGATCAGCATCCAAAATCTACGGGCTTAAAATTAGTACAAGTAGAAATGCTGGTTTACGAAGACAAACTTGAAATCGCTGAGAAGCTTTTAAACGAGTTGTATGCAATTGAACCTAACAACGAGGAAATTTATATCCAGAAAGCCAATATCTGCTCTAAAAGAGATCAACACGAAAAAGCTGTAGAATTACTTAAAATTGCTCTGCAGTATACAGATGATTATGCTGACGTGTACAACTTAATTGGAATGGAATATCTTTTTATGGATAATCTTGAACTGGCAAAGGAAAGCTTCATTAAATGTCTTGAAGAAGATTTTGAAGATCAATCTGCCTTATATAACGTAGTGTATTGTTTTGAGTTTTTAGATCAAAACAAAGAAGCTATTGTATATTTAAACGACTATATAAACAAAAATCCTTACAGCGAAATTGCCTGGCATCAGCTTGGCAGGCTTCACTATGGAGTAAAAGAATATGAGGAAGCTATACGTGCTTTTGATTATGCAACTTTAATCGATGATGAATTTTTGGGCGCTTTTATGGAAAAAGCAAAAGCTTATGAGCGTCTTAAAAAATACAATGAAGCAATTGAAAGTTATAATCGTACAATCGAATTAGACGACGCAACATCTTATGCTTTACTTCGTATAGGAAAATGTTATGAAAAACTGGGAAATGCCGTAAAAGCACTTCAATATTACAACCAGACTGTACACGAAGACCCGCTTTTAGATAAAGGCTGGATCGCAATTACAGATTTCCATGTTCGCCAGAAAAACTTTCAAAAAGCCTTATTTTTTGTCAATAAAGCATTAGCAATTGACAATCAAAATCGTTTGTATTGGAAACGTTATGCAACGATCAACAAACAAATGAACTTTTTTGAAGAGGCTGAGTTTGGATACAGAAAAGCAGTAGAATTTGGAGATTATGCGCTTGATACCTGGTTATACTGGGTTGATATACTGCAGTTTTTAGGAGAATTTGAAAGTGCTATTCAAACCTTATTACAAGCTTCAGAATACTTTCCGGAAGAAAACGAAATCGAATATCGTTTAGCAGGATTATATTTCATGATTCAGGACAATACAAAAGCAAAATTCCACTTAAGTAATGGTTTGCGTTTAAACTTTGATAATTATATACTTATCGAAGATTTATTCCCTGTAGTATGGACAAAAAAGACAGTTAGAAATTACATCGAAAAACACAGAAAATAA